In a single window of the Antedon mediterranea chromosome 1, ecAntMedi1.1, whole genome shotgun sequence genome:
- the LOC140051889 gene encoding uncharacterized protein isoform X3, whose product MMQTNDKLTDPKDKENEKCLAESSGNKPHHGALEGWEKDIKHQLGGFSSDMDEKCLAESSGNKRHHEDPEKDMDLDLLCDVSLKDKKMLYKLYEDICKPQQRNKENGANIPVRRPYGDKGVRCTNCLKLFYDKPAMDEHLNLGC is encoded by the exons ATG ATGCAGACCAATGACAAATTAACTGACCCAAAagataaagaaaatgaaaagtGCCTTGCAGAATCTTCTGGTAACAAACCTCATCATGGGGCGCTTGAAGGCTGGGAGAAAGATATAAAACATCAACTTGGTGGGTTTTCTTCGGATATGGATGAAAAGTGCCTTGCAGAATCTTCTGGTAACAAACGACACCATGAAGACCCAGAGAAAGATATGGATTTAGATTTACTCTGTGATGTATCTCTGAAAGATAAGAAAATGCTATACAAATTGTATGAAGATATATGCAAGCCACAGCAAAGG AACAAAGAAAATGGTGCAAATATTCCAGTTCGTCGGCCATATGGAGATAAAGGGGTCCGGTGTACAAATTGCCTGAAATTATTTTATGACAAACCTGCCATGGACGAGCACCTTAACTTAGGATGTTAA
- the LOC140051889 gene encoding uncharacterized protein isoform X1 — protein MMQTNDKLTDPKDKENEKCLAESSGNKPHHGALEGWEKDIKHQLGGFSSDMDEKCLAESSGNKRHHEDPEKDMDLDLLCDVSLKDKKMLYKLYEDICKPQQRVTHTNKENGANIPVRRPYGDKGVRCTNCLKLFYDKPAMDEHLNLGC, from the exons ATG ATGCAGACCAATGACAAATTAACTGACCCAAAagataaagaaaatgaaaagtGCCTTGCAGAATCTTCTGGTAACAAACCTCATCATGGGGCGCTTGAAGGCTGGGAGAAAGATATAAAACATCAACTTGGTGGGTTTTCTTCGGATATGGATGAAAAGTGCCTTGCAGAATCTTCTGGTAACAAACGACACCATGAAGACCCAGAGAAAGATATGGATTTAGATTTACTCTGTGATGTATCTCTGAAAGATAAGAAAATGCTATACAAATTGTATGAAGATATATGCAAGCCACAGCAAAGGGTAACACATACA AACAAAGAAAATGGTGCAAATATTCCAGTTCGTCGGCCATATGGAGATAAAGGGGTCCGGTGTACAAATTGCCTGAAATTATTTTATGACAAACCTGCCATGGACGAGCACCTTAACTTAGGATGTTAA
- the LOC140051889 gene encoding uncharacterized protein isoform X2, whose amino-acid sequence MQTNDKLTDPKDKENEKCLAESSGNKPHHGALEGWEKDIKHQLGGFSSDMDEKCLAESSGNKRHHEDPEKDMDLDLLCDVSLKDKKMLYKLYEDICKPQQRVTHTNKENGANIPVRRPYGDKGVRCTNCLKLFYDKPAMDEHLNLGC is encoded by the exons ATGCAGACCAATGACAAATTAACTGACCCAAAagataaagaaaatgaaaagtGCCTTGCAGAATCTTCTGGTAACAAACCTCATCATGGGGCGCTTGAAGGCTGGGAGAAAGATATAAAACATCAACTTGGTGGGTTTTCTTCGGATATGGATGAAAAGTGCCTTGCAGAATCTTCTGGTAACAAACGACACCATGAAGACCCAGAGAAAGATATGGATTTAGATTTACTCTGTGATGTATCTCTGAAAGATAAGAAAATGCTATACAAATTGTATGAAGATATATGCAAGCCACAGCAAAGGGTAACACATACA AACAAAGAAAATGGTGCAAATATTCCAGTTCGTCGGCCATATGGAGATAAAGGGGTCCGGTGTACAAATTGCCTGAAATTATTTTATGACAAACCTGCCATGGACGAGCACCTTAACTTAGGATGTTAA
- the LOC140051844 gene encoding xylosyltransferase 1-like — MAMNGVRHRSPFRLCFRYRFILYTAVLILSLQFIFYLKFSTLDSSDFDGQRNVHERVKRDPELEGPLDTSKNDRDRRPKRVFPASSKDELRKKKHGGDINSANIQSVINEQVVNFAAHLPVNNSKLIIKNITNSVEEKSGKHIEDKFKHKQLETKYIAANKDSNEFYLNETRTKKYLPKCDIQNKDAISALSRAQTEDCKQRIADVVCQVQDNTLYPTKLPRYCPLKGKATTQVDEDTYTINTESPVRIVYVLVVHGRALRQVRRLIKVLNDPRHYFYIHVDVRSDYLHRELSKLAKTIDNVRLTPWRMATIWGGASLLQVLLKCMDDLLNMPEWQWDFFINLSESDFPIKPNEKVVAFLTKYRQYNFLKSHGRDEIRFTKKQGLDRTFYECDTHMWRLGERELPKGIVVDGGSDWIVVNRDYCKYLITADNELLNGLKHLYKYTLLPAESFFHTVLENSELCETFVDNNLRVTNWKRKLGCQCQHKHIVDWCGCSPNDFKPEDFNRLKTSRPTFFARKFEPVINQEIVNRVEDWMYQEYPRGTNGLRTYWQNIYHIEDTVTKVTDTAMTFYQAFVRMAAVHIQWVARANVHTSGCHFKFSATPTEVSIVKMSEEFKGIIITLETRLESGEKETIEGLFTPQQWQKIVNPIGPAGRLLSMQVGSEYDAKEQVFRNYGKLLGTLDEPIILMKWGEGDPYTITITWIDPTNQIAASFDTTVESDCDEMHHKPEFNKPLRPGKWTVKMLYQWMVVAETNFLIVPLSIKNGQRITEEDAEPTNSGPPRNSYVDRDFTSMKTIFQLADSESIVELANEKGKTTGAELHSWVDELVGTFWIMGGFCMDIEKTNGAECRGLTKCSDVHWSTKFPDPKSDISIPRNRRS; from the exons GATGAACTTAGAAAAAAGAAACACGGAGGGGACATCAATTCTGCTAACATCCAATCAGTAATAAATGAACAGGTCGTCAACTTTGCAGCACATTTACCTGTAAATAacagtaaattaattataaaaaatattacaaactCTGTAGAGGAGAAAAGTGGAAAACATATTGAAgacaaatttaaacataaacaattagaaacaaaatatattgcaGCAAATAAAGATAGTAATGAATTTTATTTGAACGAAACAAGGACTAAAAAATACCTTCCAAAATGTGACATTCAAAACAAAGATGCAATTTCGGCTTTGAGCCGAGCACAAACGGAGGACTGTAAACAGAGGATTGCTGATGTAGTCTGCCAGGTTCAGGATAACACACTGTATCCCACCAAACTACCGCGATATTGCCCTCTTAAAG GAAAAGCTACAACTCAAGTAGATGAAGATACATATACCATCAACACTGAATCACCGGTGCGTATTGTGTACGTACTAGTGGTCCATGGGCGCGCTCTTCGACAGGTTCGCCGCTTGATAAAGGTGCTTAATGACCCACGACATTATTTTTATATCCATGTAGACGTG AGGTCAGATTACCTCCATCGTGAACTCAGTAAATTAGCAAAAACAATTGATAATGTTCGATTGACGCCATGGCGGATGGCAACGATATGGGGTGGAGCAAGTCTACTCCAGGTGCTTCTCAAGTGTATGGATGATTTGCTTAACATGCCTGAATGGCAATGGGATTTCTTCATTAATCTTAGTGAATCAGACTTTCCAATCAA accgAATGAGAAAGTTGTAGCATTCTTAACTAAGTACAGACAGTATAACTTTTTGAAATCCCATGGTAGAGATGAAATCAG GTTCACAAAAAAGCAAGGTTTGGACCGAACTTTCTACGAGTGCGATACACACATGTGGAGGCTAGGAGAACGGGAGCTACCTAAAGGTATCGTGGTAGACGGTGGATCTGATTGGATCGTTGTGAACCGGGACTACTGCAAATACCTGATTACGGCTGACAACGAACTTCTTAATGGTTTAAAACATCTTTACAAATATACGCTTTTACCAGCTGAG TCGTTTTTTCACACCGTTCTTGAAAACTCGGAACTGTGTGAAACGTTCGTGGATAACAACTTGCGTGTGACAAACTGGAAACGTAAACTAGGTTGTCAGTGTCAACATAAACACATCGTTGACTGGTGTGGATGCTCCCCTAATGACTTCAAGCCAGAGGATTTTAACAGGCTCAAG ACAAGCAGACCAACATTTTTTGCCAGAAAGTTTGAACCAGTGATCAATCAGGAAATCGTTAATCGTGTAGAGGATTGGATGTATCAGGAGTATCCACGAGGGACTAACGGTCTACGTACATACTGGCAAAATATATATCATATCGAAGATACCGTGACGAAGGTGACGGACACTGCGATGACATTTTATCAAGCCTTTGTCCGAATGGCTGCTGTCCATATACAATGGGTTGCCAGG GCTAATGTCCACACTAGCGGTTGTCATTTTAAGTTCAGCGCAACTCCTACAGAGGTCAGCATTGTCAAAATGTCTGAAGAATTCAAGGGCATTATAATTACCTTGGAAACAAGACTTGAATCTGGGGAGAAAGAAACTATAGAGGGATTGTTTACTCCACAACAGTGGCAGAAGATAGTGAATCCAATAGGCCCTGCAGGACGTCTCTTATCAATGCAA gtagGATCTGAGTACGATGCCAAAGAACAAGTCTTCCGTAACTATGGTAAACTTTTAGGAACCCTTGACGAACCAATCATTCTTATGAAATGGGGGGAAGGTGACCCTTATACCATCACAATCACATGGATTGAcccaaccaatcaaattgctgCATCTTTCGACACAACTGTCGAAAGTGATTGTGATGAAATGCACCACAAACCGGAGTTTAATAAACCGTTGCGCCCGGGAAAATGGACCGTTAAAATGCTTTATCAATGGATGGTCGTGGCGGAGACAAATTTTCTTATTGTTCCTCTATCGATAAAAAATGGTCAACGAATTACTGAAGAGGATGCGGAACCGACAAACAGCGGACCACCGCGTAATAGCTACGTAGATCGTGATTTCACAAGTATGAAAACTATATTTCAGTTGGCAGATTCGGAATCTATTGTTGAACTTGCTAACGAGAAAGGAAAAACTACCGGGGCGGAACTTCACAGCTGGGTGGACGAACTTGTTGGGACGTTTTGGATAATGGGTGGGTTCTGTATGGATATCGAGAAAACTAATGGCGCTGAGTGTAGGGGACTTACAAAATGCAGCGATGTTCACTGGAGCACAAAATTTCCGGACCCAAAATCCGACATCAGTATTCCTAGAAATCGGCGaagttaa